AGTAACGTCGGTATAGAGCTTCGTCGCTTTGCTAGAAAAGAAATAGAAATTATTATTTTGTCCTTCGAGATAGCTTTCAAGGTTGTCGATGGTGTCGACGTTAACGTCATTCCAGTAGTCGAGGCCTGCACGCTTGAGATAACGATCTGAGATGCTGAAACCTAGTGGCTTCACAAGCGTCAACGAAGAACCCGTTACTGCGCAGGTGCGCGCAATGTTTCCGGTGTTCTGCGGGATGTCAGGCTGAAACAATACTACCTTCATAAAAATCTCCCGTATTTTTGTCTTCGTTGAGGTGTCATTGATTAACATTTAAAGGTTTAGCATAACATGAAAAACGCTATAAATCTAGCACTGTTTCGTCAAAAAATTACATTGCGCGTCTTGGATATCTACCACTGATACCCTTTGCTATCAACAGCTCCGGGAAGTGGAATAGCACGCCTTGAGCGCGTAGTGCGCGTAGTGCACAGAGTGATTTCTTCGTCACCAGACTTTTCTGCTTTTTTAAAGTCTTGGTTGAGTTGTTCTAGCTGATTTCTTGTGACGTAGTCGAGGCAGGGAATAATAAGAGCAGCGTTCGTCATAGTTACTAAGCTGCTTATGAGGGCTGTATTGAGATGTAAATTTTTCACCGTATCGGCTATTTTTAATGATATCTTGGCAAACATAATGAGAATTTCTTCGCCTTCGACATTGTAAGTAGTCTTTTTTATTATATTTTCGATATTAGTGGTCAATGTTTCAAAGACATTTGTTGATTCAATGTAGCCAATTAAAGTTATCATAGCATCGCAGAGATCTTCAGCCGTTTGTAGGCACATGTCTGAAATAGATTCTTTAGCCCGTGCTAATTTTACGACATCGGGAAGTGATTGCGCCTTTTGCTGAACAGGCCTCTCCACTGCTGCATCCGTCGACAGACATAGACTATAACATTCTTGTATGATCGCCATAATTTTGTTGGCTAAAGGTTTTTGGGAGTCCTGAGAAGTAACGGCCCCAGCTAGAAGAATAAAGGTGTCAATACGCTCTCGTCGTATGGCATTTTCGAGGGGAACGCAATCGCCTGGTTTGTAGAAAATGCTTTTTGTCGGAATCGCCTTGACGGCTGACAGCTTGATAGAAACGTCGTAATGCGTAGCGAACAGCCTAAAAATCCTGGCAGCTTCTAGGCGGTGGTTCGTGGCGTTTTCGATGTTGGTGATGTGACTTCCAAGCTCTTGAGTCAACGCTTGGTATATATCATCACGACCTTCTATGTCAGAACAGGAAGCCATAAACCTCGCCATGTTGAGGTAACTTCTCGTAAGTTTTTGAGGGTTTTCCGGAAAGCCACTGCGTATGAAACGTTCGCTACAGCGAAGAGTTTTATAATATGCTAAACATGCCCAGGGGCAAAGAGTGACGAAGGTAGACTGCACACTTATTTTTAAAAGTCTCTCCGACAGTCTGCGGTCTTTGCAGAACTTCACAGACTCCCAGAAAGCAATATGCGGCAATAGACACGTCGCCATAATATTAGTAATGCGTTCTAGCGAAGAAGGCTCTACCTTGATGGTGACAAGCTTAGGTTCTTCCCAAACTTCGACGTCACAGCCGAGATGTCGAAATGTTTCTATGGCGAAACTTTTTGGCGCACTAGAAAAAAAGTTCGGTTCCATTTGCTATCTTCTACTCTTCGGCGTCGATGTCGACGATTGTTGCGTTGGCGTCAACGACTTCGATGTCGAAGATAAGGAGACTGTTCGGTGGGAGTTGCCCTGCCGTTCCGTATCCCATGTCAGGGTGTATAAAGATACGGCGTTTCTCGCCTTGCTTCATACCGACGAGCCCTCTGCTGAAGCCAGGGACCGTTTGGTCTAGCGATAATGTTATAGGCTCTCCGCTGTCGAGCGAGCTTCCGAATACCGTACCGTCGAGACATTTCCCGGTATAGTGTATTGTCGCTGTGCCGTTTTCGGCGATTTCGGCGCCAGAACCTTCTTCGAGGATGATATATTGTAGCTTGCCGGCCTCGATTTCTACGACGTCGTCATTCTCGATGTTCTCTTCCATAAAAGCAACGGCATCAGAAAGGTTGTTTTCAGAAATTTCAAGGAAGGCGTTTTCCTGGATGACGGTTACCATCGCTTCGTATTCTTCTTCTGAGAGGGGAGGCTCTTCACCGGCGAGGGCATTGTGCATGCCGCGTATTATGGCGTCGAGGTCAAAGGTGAAACCAGGAGTCTCGAGGTTCTTGGCGATGAAATGTCCGAAAGTCTCGGACACCTTGGCGATGTCGTCATTAGAAAAAGATTCTTTCTTGGGAACTTGTTGCTCGGAATTGTCGGCGGTATCTTTTGTGACACTGTTGTCGCTGGAAGATCCTGCATATAGGTATAACGTTCCGGACATTAATATTATTATGCCTATAAGGTATGGTACGATTGTTTTTTTTATCATAGGAGAAGTTCCTTCAAGTAATTGTATTAATCTTTAATGGTTATCTTTAGGTCTTGGAGCTGTATGTCATCGACAGCACTAGGGGCTTCGGACATAAGGTCTGAGGCTTTCTGCGTCTTTGGGAAGGCAATGACATCGCGGATGTTTTCAGTGCCGATCATCACCATAAGGAGCCTATCGAAGCCTATTCCTATGCCGATATGCGGCGGTGTTCCGTAGTTTAGAGCCTCGACGAAGAAGCCGAAACGTCCCTGTATCTCTTCTTCGGAGAGCTTAAGAAGCTCGAAGATCTTCTTCTGCGTCATCTCGTCGTGGATGCGTTGCGATCCCGAGGCAAGCTCGTAGCCATTGACGACGAGATCGTAGCTCAGAGATCGAACTTTCGTAGCGTCGCTGTCGAGAAGATGGGCGTCTTCGGGATGAGGCGCTGTGAAAGGATGATGCTCGCTGTCGAGACGCTCTTCTTCGGCGTTCCACGACATAAGAGGGTAGTCGGTGACCCATAAGAATTCATACTTTCCTGCTTCGATGAGGTCACGGTCTTTGGCAAGACGACGACGTAGGTGGTCGAGAGCCTGGTTGGTCCTATTTTTTTCGTCGGCGACGATGAAGATAAGGTCTCCGGGGGCGATGTCGAGAGCGTCGATAAGCTCCTGCTGAAGACCCTCGTCGAAGAACTTAACTATACTGGAAGTAAGGACGCCTTCATCATTACGCTTCATCCAAGCCAGGCCTTTTACGCCGAACTCCCCGACGAAGGCAGTATATTCGTCGATCTGTCGGCGTGAGATGTTAGTGCCGCCTTTGACACACAGACCTTTGACGGTATTTCCACCTTTGAGGTTCTCGA
The sequence above is drawn from the Waddliaceae bacterium genome and encodes:
- a CDS encoding tRNA (cytidine(34)-2'-O)-methyltransferase, whose translation is MKVVLFQPDIPQNTGNIARTCAVTGSSLTLVKPLGFSISDRYLKRAGLDYWNDVNVDTIDNLESYLEGQNNNFYFFSSKATKLYTDVTYGSDDILIFGSETQGLPQHFYEKWPEKFVTIPMVDNSRCLNISNAAAVAVYEALRQLTETIISG
- a CDS encoding FKBP-type peptidyl-prolyl cis-trans isomerase, with protein sequence MIKKTIVPYLIGIIILMSGTLYLYAGSSSDNSVTKDTADNSEQQVPKKESFSNDDIAKVSETFGHFIAKNLETPGFTFDLDAIIRGMHNALAGEEPPLSEEEYEAMVTVIQENAFLEISENNLSDAVAFMEENIENDDVVEIEAGKLQYIILEEGSGAEIAENGTATIHYTGKCLDGTVFGSSLDSGEPITLSLDQTVPGFSRGLVGMKQGEKRRIFIHPDMGYGTAGQLPPNSLLIFDIEVVDANATIVDIDAEE